GCAGGTCGAGTGATGGTACGTCTAggacgaagagagagagaagattggGGTGGTGGAGGGGTTTCGGAAATAGAGGGTGAAGAAATAGGAGATGGTGGTGGTAAGATGGGCTCGGGAACGGGAAGAGGAATAATAGGTAGGGAGGGATCTGGAGGGGGGGAGAGTGTTTGAAATGGAAATATGTGTTCATGAAAGGTAACGTCACGTGAATAAAAAATAGCGTGGGTATCTAGGTTATAAAGCTTGTAAGCTTTATGATGACCGGGATATCCAAGAAAGACACATTTGGAGGCACGAGGTGAGAATTTATCACGGGAAGCATGAAGGGTTTGAGCATAACAAAGACAACCAAAAACGCGTAAGTGAGCGTAATTGGGTGAGATATTGAAGAGAAGTTCAAAAGGagatttattttgaagaatACGACTGGGGGTGCGATTAATAAGATAAGCAGCAGTGAGGACACATTCGCCCCAAAATTTTAAGGGTAAATGCGCTTGAAAGCGGAGACTACGAGCGACATTCAGGAGGTGCCGGTGTTTTCGCTCCGCAACACcgttttgttgtggagtttcgACACAGGTACGTTCATGAATGATCCCGTGGTcatgaagaaaattttgaaatttatgggagagaaattcttgtccaTTATCAGTTCGTATAATTTTAATCATGGCATCGAACTGATTTTGGATAAGTGCAAAAAAATGAAGGAGATGAGTATAAGTTTCAGATTTATGGCGCATGAGGTATATCCACGTGGAACGAGAAAAATCATCGACAATAGTGAGAAAATAATAAGCACCACAAAGTGAAGAAGTATGGTAAccaccccatatatcacaaaaaATGCGATTGAAAGCAAAAGTACTTTTATTAGCATTTAATGGAAAAGGAAGTCGAGTATGTTTTGAACGAGCGCAAATATCGCAATCAGAAATAATACAaggattattattaaaaagagtGGGAATATTTAAACGAGAAGGGTGACCTAGGCGTTGGTGCCATAGGATCTTATTAGCGAGAGTCTGAGTAGAAAAAGCCGTGACAGATGGAGGCCGATATACATAAAGTCCATTGCAAAGCTCACCCGCTCCAATCAGCTTCGTCGATTGTGGGTTCTGAAAAAGACATTGAgtggaagaaaaaagaacaaggcAAGTATTAGTTGATGTGAGTTGAGGTatagaaagtaaattaaaatgaaatgaagggACAAAATAGACATTAGCTAAAATGAGAGAATCGGTCAAAGGGATGGTGCCGATCCCTTCAATGGGAAGTGATGAACCAGTTGGTAAGCAAACATTCGGAGGATTGGAGAGGGAGGAAAAATCAGAGAACAAATTCCGATCATGGCACATGTGGTGGCTAGCTCCACTATCAATGATCCATGTTCGGCCGGAAGTGGAAGAGAAAGGGGAAGAAATATTACCCACAAAATTGCTGGAGGGATTCGGTGGGCTGAGCAAATCTAGGAGCTTTTGGTAGAGCTCAGGGGTGAGATCGGGTACCGGTGAGTGTGTGGTGGACGAGGAGGCCTGATGAGCCATCGGTGAGGGGCCCGACGGTGGTTTACCAAGAAGGGAAGGTTGGGTCTTTGGGCGAGGTGCTCGGCCTGGAGGGTAGCCAATGATGCGCCAGCACCGGTCACGGGTGTGGCCGTTCCGTCCACATTCGGAGCATCGGAGGAGTGGTTTCGAGGGGCCACTGGAGTGGGTAGCAAAACTGGTGATTTCGGTGGAGGTGGGCCGAAGGTGAAGGAGCCGCTGCTGTTCCTcctgaaataaaatagagaaaattttgGTGATGGGGGGAAGGGGTTCCATGGTTAGAATCTGGGTTCTCAGTTGAGAGAAGGAATCATTGAGGCCAAGAAGAAACTGGTAAACTCTTTCATCCTCTGCTTGTTGTTGAAATTCTTTGAGATCACTGCATTTTTGGAGATGAGTAAGTTCATCCCAGATTTGTTTAATCTGGTTGTAGTAGTCATGAATGGAGGTGGTGTTTTGATGCAGGGAAGCTAATTCTCGTTTGAGATGGTAGACCCGTGCGTTGTTTCCATGACAGAAACGAGATTGAAGGTCAAGCCACACTTCACGTGGATTGGTATGGAATTCAAGAGAGTTGGCTAGGGAGGGGCTGATGGAGTTAAGAAGCCAGGTAAGAACCATGTCCTTGGTTTGATTCCATTGAGAATAGTTGGGTGAATCGGTGTCTGGTGGAAGAAGGGAACCATCAACAAAACTGAGTTTTTTTTTGGCGTTGAGAGCATGAGTCATGGCTTTTTGCCATTTGGGGTAATTATCTCCAGTAAGTTGGCTAGAGACGAGAATAAGGCTAGGAGAATCAGAGGGATGAAGGAGATagggagaaggagaagaaggagGGGGGTTGGAGGGTTCGGCCATGATAGGTGTTGGGTTTGAAGGTTTTAGGAACGTTGTTtggctgataccatgtcaagaaTTGAATTGAATATATTTCTGAAGTACATTTACAGTGTAGGAtcgtataaaatatatagtacatGCCTTGTCTTTCTATGGTAACAATTATAAAAGGAATGAaataatttacaattataataGAATGCTAAGATCATGGAATGGCTAATTTGGTGGGATATGATTCTGTTAATAGTCTGGTTGTCTAGCTAAGATTATAAGGACctgacaagttttttttttgggctagGTTCAAAGCATTAAAAGTCTGTACTTGTACCACAATTGGCCTGCTTGGTATCAGTTCCTGACAGCAACATTTTGTCATGCCAATTGGTGAGACCTTTATGCTTTGAAGGTTGTACGAAAGATGGATTTTGCCTATTATCCTTCCCTCCTTTAACCTTTTGCTGTATTGCCCATTTATATTTTTCAGGAACCATCTTTCAAGCAACCTTTTCTTCCTGTATATTTTTGGTGAGGGTCTCACTTGTCTTGCCAATTAGGTGAGTTTCAAAAGGTAGAATGAGTAGATCAATTTGACGGTCATGTTTTTCCTCCAATAGGAAAGCTTGTTGAAGAAGAGGAGGGTAGTTTTGCATTGTGGCTTTCTTACATTCTTACAGGCGTTGGAGCAAACCTTGTTTCATGGCTGATTCTACCGAGGAATGCCGTATCTGTTGGGGCCTCTGGTGCTGTTTTTGGGTTGTTTGCAATCAGTGTGCTTGTAAAGGTATCCGAAGTGTATAATCTGTAATTTCATTCTGAAATTAATCCACGTAAAAGTCTTAAATCCCATTCTCCTTATTGTAGATGTCCTGGGACTGGAGGAAGATTCTTGAAGTGCTTATATTGGGCCAATTTGTTATAGAAAGGGTGAGTACTTTTTATTCTCTGATGTAAACAAGAGGGGTTTAATTCATAAAAATGTTCACAATCAATCTCATGTAAGGTGTTTGTGTTACATGTATATATTGCAGTTAAATAAACAACCTTAGTGATATAGTCTTGCATCTCATGTAAACATGCTTTTGTGTTTTTCCCTTCCACACCCCTCCTCTGAAGATGCACTAAGCTGTATCGCTCGTTCATATGCTTTTCTTTGGGCACGATAGGTTATGGAAGCAGCCCAAGCTTCAACGGCCATTTCAGGCACCTTCCGGGGTGGAAACTCGATGCAAGGTGTCAATCACATTGCACATCTTTCTGGTGCTCTTGTTGGTGTTGTCCTTGTATGGCTTCTCAGCAGAGTTCCTTCTCAACATCCAGAGGGAGAAGTATCGACTCTGGAGAGGAAAAAAGGCAgaatacaataaacaatataaacaaTTCTACTTTGTATTTTTCATGATGTTTATATCCAAGGAGTTCTGATGACTATATTTGCTGTATTCTTTTACTCTCGGTCTCATACAATTTGTTCCataatttaacaaataaaatggCATTACTCAGTATTTCAATAATTACCAGTTAGCACACATGGAAGAAATTAATGGATTAAGATTCATTAAAGTGGGATAAATAGACACAAGATGtgaatcatatatatgaaattaatgACACCATGTACAAAACAACTAGTAATGGATAATCATTAATAGATAAATGATTCAGCcacaaagagattttataaaagtaatctAATTTGACATGACTTGGTTGTATACCTTCTCTCGTTAATATTATGCTTGTTTGAGTCTTCCAAAATCTTATACCTGGTTTCAcatgaaaaacaaatataaaaattaaggtGAAATTACAATTTTCAACCGTAAGCTATTGcctgtttttcatttttcaacccAAATAATCATAAGttttaattgtatatttttCAACTTGCGTGATCGGTTAAGATTATCCCTCCCATATAATATACTATTTATTCACTTCAGCTGCCAAATGGTAATTGAGGGTGCAGATCGAAAAGAGCAAACATGCAACTAGGATGCAAATTGAAACTTTTGATCATTTGGTATAGGTGGTAATTTGTGAgtgaaaaacttattttttataaaataaaaaaagagtggTGGGACTTCCGCCCGAAATTCGGTGCTGAATGGGTACCAAATAGTgtagattgtttttttttttttaatcattttttaaaccccttaatttttttttaaaaaaaaaaattacaaaatcattaaaaaataccttattaactattaagtaaaaagaaaaaatttgataCAAAATATGTGTACAATTTTTTGGTCGCTCTATCATTTCTCAGAAAAGAATATGGGATCCTTTGCAAAGAGTTTGGGGGCACTCCGGCCACAAAGAATGGGGGGTGTTGGGTTTGGGTTTTGCAAAGGAAACAACTCCTCGAAGATAGCTTGATTCTGACATAGCTTAGGGTCGGGTGAAGATTTTAGGGAAAGAAGAGCAGTCAACCTCAGCCATTCTGAGATgatcaaaattttatttgactGAGCAAAGACATCATCAGCTTATATTTCTTTGGTGGGGTAAAACTGTAAAAGCCTTTAAAAAAAACCATCGTAAAAGTACCTCATGAAACCGACGTATGAATTTTCAGTTCCAAGGCTGTCTTCAGAAGGGCCAATTTTCGTTACAACAATGGATGAATCAgttaaatccaattaaaaaaaaaaaag
This genomic window from Carya illinoinensis cultivar Pawnee chromosome 7, C.illinoinensisPawnee_v1, whole genome shotgun sequence contains:
- the LOC122314967 gene encoding rhomboid-like protein 11, chloroplastic isoform X1, with translation MGQLRFHQLRTPHSSCNLMPMASFSRPTKIPTLPVPHPISYTRRLTRPNKALHSHPLSSAARPHIVCKMNGSDMISQLELGKPEERRKPERRVNGIFWIILLNIGIYVADHFFQVQSIKSLYLYHNWPAWYQFLTATFCHANWNHLSSNLFFLYIFGKLVEEEEGSFALWLSYILTGVGANLVSWLILPRNAVSVGASGAVFGLFAISVLVKMSWDWRKILEVLILGQFVIERVMEAAQASTAISGTFRGGNSMQGVNHIAHLSGALVGVVLVWLLSRVPSQHPEGEVSTLERKKGRIQ
- the LOC122314967 gene encoding rhomboid-like protein 11, chloroplastic isoform X2; translated protein: MGQLRFHQLRTPHSSCNLMPMASFSRPTKIPTLPVPHPISYTRRLTRPNKALHSHPLSSAARPHIVCKMNGSDMISQLELGKPEERRKPERRVNGIFWIILLNIGIYVADHFFQVQSIKSLYLYHNWPAWYQFLTATFCHANWNHLSSNLFFLYIFGKLVEEEEGSFALWLSYILTGVGANLVSWLILPRNAVSVGASGAVFGLFAISVLVKMSWDWRKILEVLILGQFVIERMH